A window from Roseburia sp. 499 encodes these proteins:
- a CDS encoding PTS transporter subunit IIABC, with translation MKDKIFGVLQRVGRSFMLPIAILPVAGLLLGIGGSFTNETMLDTYGLMKIMGPGTILNMIFTVMSEAGNVIFANLPVLFAMGVAIGMAKKEKEVAALASVIAFFIMHASISAMITINGGTEAMLDGATTDVLGITSLQMGVFGGIIVGLGVAALHNRFYKIELPQVLSFFGGTRFVPIISALVYVVVGIAMFFIWSVIQQGIYSVGNVVLASGYGGTWVYGVMERALIPFGLHHVFYLPFWQTGVGGSMEVAGQMIEGAQNIFFAQLADPTVDHFAVEATRFMSGKFPLMIFGLPGAALAMYRCAKPEKRKVVGGLLLSAALTSMLTGITEPIEFTFLFVAPVLYVIHCVFAGLAYMFMHLLNVGVGMTFSGGLIDMFLFGVLQGNKKTSWVWIVVVGIGYFIVYYFMFSFLIKKFNFKTPGRDDADEVKLYTRKDVEAKKNGEKEGGNELSRKICAGLGGKKNISDVDCCATRLRCTVFDADKVDDALLKSTGASGVIHKGLGVQIIYGPKVTVIKSDLEDYLETAPDEEDIQISASVEEKQESQSGNQGQKLVKTIMIASPFDGNAAELETAPDEGFAGKMMGDGAVVEPSEDTVKAPVDATVSFVFPTKHAIGLETEDGMEMLLHIGIDTVKLNGEGFEVLVEEGAKVKKGDALMKIDMDYIKSHAPSLVSPVLCTDLSDNQKIRMVKTGAIKAGEDLFAVDIYE, from the coding sequence ATGAAAGACAAGATTTTTGGTGTTCTTCAACGTGTAGGAAGATCTTTCATGCTTCCTATCGCAATTCTGCCGGTGGCAGGACTTTTACTTGGTATTGGTGGTTCCTTTACCAATGAAACCATGCTTGATACGTATGGTTTAATGAAAATCATGGGACCCGGAACGATTCTCAATATGATTTTCACCGTAATGAGTGAGGCAGGTAATGTTATATTCGCAAACCTGCCGGTTCTCTTTGCTATGGGCGTGGCAATAGGAATGGCAAAGAAGGAAAAAGAAGTAGCAGCATTAGCATCCGTAATCGCATTCTTTATCATGCATGCATCTATCAGTGCTATGATTACTATCAATGGTGGTACGGAAGCGATGTTAGACGGAGCTACAACTGACGTATTAGGAATTACATCTCTTCAGATGGGTGTGTTTGGTGGAATTATCGTAGGACTTGGAGTAGCAGCATTGCACAACCGGTTCTACAAGATTGAACTTCCACAGGTATTATCCTTCTTTGGAGGTACCAGATTCGTACCAATTATTTCTGCATTGGTGTATGTAGTAGTAGGTATTGCAATGTTCTTTATCTGGTCGGTAATTCAGCAGGGAATCTACAGTGTAGGTAATGTGGTATTAGCTTCCGGTTATGGTGGAACATGGGTATACGGAGTTATGGAGCGTGCATTGATTCCGTTCGGACTGCATCATGTGTTCTACTTACCATTCTGGCAGACCGGAGTAGGCGGTTCTATGGAAGTTGCAGGACAGATGATAGAAGGTGCACAGAACATCTTCTTTGCACAGTTAGCAGATCCAACCGTAGATCACTTTGCGGTAGAAGCAACCAGATTTATGTCCGGTAAGTTCCCATTGATGATTTTCGGACTTCCGGGAGCAGCGCTTGCAATGTACCGTTGTGCAAAGCCGGAAAAGAGAAAGGTAGTAGGTGGTCTGTTATTATCCGCAGCATTGACATCTATGCTGACTGGTATTACAGAACCGATTGAATTTACATTCTTATTTGTTGCACCGGTATTATATGTTATTCACTGTGTATTTGCAGGTCTTGCTTATATGTTCATGCATCTCTTGAATGTAGGTGTAGGTATGACCTTCTCCGGTGGTTTGATAGATATGTTCCTGTTCGGTGTATTGCAAGGAAATAAAAAGACCAGTTGGGTATGGATTGTTGTCGTAGGAATTGGATATTTCATAGTATATTATTTTATGTTCTCCTTCTTGATTAAGAAGTTTAACTTCAAGACACCTGGTCGTGATGATGCGGACGAAGTAAAACTCTATACCAGAAAAGATGTAGAAGCGAAGAAAAATGGAGAAAAAGAAGGCGGAAATGAACTGTCCCGTAAGATTTGTGCAGGTCTTGGCGGAAAGAAAAATATTTCTGATGTAGACTGCTGTGCAACACGTTTACGTTGTACCGTATTTGATGCAGATAAAGTAGATGATGCTTTATTAAAATCAACAGGGGCTTCCGGAGTAATTCACAAAGGATTAGGTGTACAGATTATTTATGGACCGAAGGTTACTGTCATTAAATCCGATTTAGAGGATTATCTGGAAACAGCACCGGACGAAGAAGATATTCAGATATCTGCTTCTGTAGAAGAAAAGCAGGAAAGCCAGTCTGGAAACCAGGGACAGAAATTGGTAAAAACCATTATGATTGCAAGCCCGTTTGATGGAAATGCAGCAGAATTAGAAACAGCACCGGATGAAGGATTTGCAGGAAAAATGATGGGAGATGGAGCTGTAGTAGAGCCATCTGAAGATACAGTAAAGGCACCGGTAGATGCCACTGTAAGTTTTGTATTTCCAACAAAACATGCCATTGGATTAGAAACAGAAGATGGAATGGAGATGCTTCTTCATATCGGAATTGATACCGTAAAATTAAATGGAGAAGGATTTGAAGTATTAGTAGAAGAAGGTGCAAAGGTGAAAAAAGGCGATGCACTAATGAAGATTGACATGGATTATATCAAGTCACATGCACCATCTTTAGTATCACCGGTATTATGCACTGATTTGTCAGATAACCAGAAGATTCGTATGGTAAAGACAGGAGCAATAAAGGCGGGAGAAGATCTTTTCGCTGTAGATATTTATGAATAA
- a CDS encoding DUF5057 domain-containing protein, with amino-acid sequence MKKVVKRTLSGTLCAILAVCLYLGSVIQEVQAGIIANNASADTKKVYTEKDSNYKSGTAENPLTILEIVPNHSMAKIGYLIPGCEPIDMNKLKTDDTVFGTYRSMFATSNNGEETAVTVEDVDLKKFADQLPSKATVREPWQDKELLKSMAPADINWVTQETNFGMWRFVINAYTETGYYQYVEDGTGYFNLENRDTAPEFVYDENHKGSYNWVEAENTEGITTDYTADCVWTTRTSNYYFEYKERAITNNDLLIKNTFDTSSQEGFVSQVITLTPEELNSEENLKLIDTVDLIVIGQDAETDIRKLWNAMRDDEDLDPVDENAPTKFSQNDLPWAAVKRIVERMASENPSALILDKTTYDNGGSTNLTKLAIMLLEYDPTLFIDCYFDKIDGNGTYTDSNKVAHAEWVCSEYPEQNTFDLNLAKNKNINLEAGNGVIADNIYAYNGYNVFTHGYGDKKYSETTLNKEAFDYFEEINGSRPEALSASEFVQYILNGNRYKTSMRILEVEPTNSFIYPGDDYIDTTKDDSWVEYYRALVPWMKGDLKQLVKNGKIEIVTMPSWEFIGKIEDLNAEYDMIVFGPKQNKANGSEGYNDTDMNGLIYSSIGDKVLKNASAVRKFHEMQSGEAMRYSGNDLTEKKFVEVKNFLKGGKPVVVDSVFYTKGSTGISTNTVNKVTVDESSYAYQLFALKGTEEGRNIFVTDRLDMSEMKKLLSRESCEIEFYTADGGKGYPTEYKYETKSDGSINGDTVTYVDSQTFAYQFRINGTQSQNYGVKLYIDRNGDGIYKGSLKENVLGQNEDESEEIEGLTVTDMYGNPVDANSLKAGVWYRVSKELPANYLGILPWKLELYDTANTMIRDNVVKYSAIKTTAENREKIKVLQMNLVVNLGTNDSQPDGVVMATEGYKSDDLNAKKFQKYLGAVNDFDVTVEVLSNKAWNQMFGKGSNKSDEEKIEDWKAYLDEYDMLMIGYMDVAQFTSNNVFQAGFEYFVSQNKSVILSHDIVKDESYKWDSGVSGKMSNYDDNIRDLLSQRRYNSSYVKLKDKEVALVLDQTLKDHKEHNNDITSLTTTNENGELVPNYGDNSTNFYVKYGPNSNSNNKGAKSDRDCHTTNPSFPSTTTYVNINNSGQITNYPYTLGSVIKVANTHAQYTQLNLDDEDMVVWYSLTDWYSKDYADEVKQISGSNAKGKSEFGRGLYSSRESDVRNNFYIYNIGNITYTGMGHSGYKDGATLPDDEVKLFVNTMISSYRATSDNPYAEVTNADKVENSKNDVYLYVPMDEANFDYTNENIQVKFKITDPSWLQTQDKDTYLQFTTDKLGTEPLTNQMPLYLERTGNLAGTTELTSKDRYVYLKKPANWSDNISCYIYSGIDESNKNASWPGVEMEKVNGEGLYRCKVPSSIISPLVIFTDGKSQYPGQNQPGLSYSGSSMIADGTKYWNWTAYPEEKQQAYQVDVDGSYYFNVSYQELINQGQLEYYLCLKSSYKKNGNTVMNKEVTKVTVLPMPLFDLN; translated from the coding sequence ATGAAGAAAGTAGTAAAAAGAACGTTGTCAGGTACATTATGTGCGATTCTTGCTGTCTGCCTGTATCTGGGCTCTGTCATTCAAGAGGTGCAAGCGGGAATCATAGCCAATAACGCAAGTGCAGATACAAAGAAGGTTTATACAGAGAAGGATTCAAATTATAAGAGCGGAACGGCAGAAAATCCACTGACTATTTTAGAGATTGTGCCGAACCATAGTATGGCAAAGATTGGTTATCTCATACCGGGATGTGAACCAATTGACATGAATAAGTTAAAAACAGATGATACGGTATTTGGAACATATCGTTCTATGTTTGCTACCAGTAACAATGGAGAAGAAACAGCGGTTACTGTGGAAGATGTAGATTTAAAAAAATTTGCAGATCAGCTTCCTTCTAAAGCTACGGTACGGGAACCATGGCAGGATAAAGAACTGTTGAAATCCATGGCACCTGCAGATATTAATTGGGTAACGCAAGAAACGAATTTTGGTATGTGGCGATTTGTGATTAACGCATATACGGAAACGGGATATTATCAGTATGTAGAAGACGGAACAGGATATTTTAATCTGGAAAACAGAGATACTGCACCGGAGTTTGTATATGATGAAAATCATAAGGGAAGTTATAACTGGGTAGAAGCAGAAAATACAGAAGGAATTACGACAGATTATACTGCGGATTGTGTTTGGACAACAAGAACTTCGAATTACTATTTTGAATATAAAGAGCGTGCTATTACCAATAATGATTTACTGATAAAGAATACATTTGATACTTCTTCGCAAGAAGGATTTGTTTCTCAGGTTATTACGCTGACACCGGAAGAACTAAATAGTGAGGAGAATCTTAAATTAATTGATACAGTGGATTTGATTGTCATTGGGCAGGATGCAGAGACTGATATACGCAAATTGTGGAATGCAATGCGTGATGATGAAGATTTGGATCCTGTAGATGAGAATGCGCCTACTAAATTCAGTCAGAATGATTTGCCATGGGCTGCGGTAAAGCGTATTGTAGAAAGAATGGCGTCCGAGAATCCATCAGCATTGATTTTAGATAAGACCACTTATGATAATGGTGGAAGTACGAACCTTACCAAGCTTGCTATTATGTTGTTAGAGTATGATCCTACATTGTTTATCGATTGCTATTTTGATAAGATTGATGGAAACGGAACATATACGGATAGTAATAAGGTTGCACATGCAGAGTGGGTATGTAGTGAATATCCGGAGCAGAATACATTTGATTTAAATCTGGCAAAGAACAAGAATATTAACTTGGAAGCAGGGAATGGAGTAATTGCAGACAATATATATGCGTATAACGGATATAATGTTTTTACGCATGGATATGGCGATAAAAAATACAGTGAGACTACATTGAACAAAGAAGCCTTTGATTATTTCGAGGAAATAAATGGAAGCAGACCGGAAGCACTTAGTGCCAGTGAATTTGTTCAGTACATATTAAATGGTAATCGCTATAAGACCTCTATGAGAATTTTGGAGGTGGAACCAACGAATTCCTTTATCTATCCGGGAGATGATTATATAGATACCACCAAGGATGATAGTTGGGTGGAATACTATCGCGCATTGGTTCCATGGATGAAGGGAGATTTAAAACAGCTGGTGAAGAATGGTAAAATAGAAATCGTAACCATGCCAAGTTGGGAATTCATCGGTAAAATAGAAGATTTGAACGCTGAGTATGATATGATTGTTTTTGGACCAAAGCAGAATAAGGCAAATGGTTCGGAAGGATATAATGATACCGATATGAATGGGCTGATTTATAGTAGTATCGGAGATAAGGTGTTAAAAAATGCGAGTGCAGTTCGTAAATTTCATGAAATGCAAAGTGGTGAAGCAATGCGTTATTCCGGCAATGACTTGACAGAAAAGAAGTTTGTCGAAGTAAAGAATTTCTTGAAGGGCGGAAAACCGGTAGTTGTGGATAGCGTATTTTATACCAAAGGTTCTACAGGAATTAGCACCAATACAGTAAATAAAGTTACAGTAGATGAAAGCTCTTATGCATATCAGTTGTTTGCTCTTAAAGGAACAGAAGAAGGCAGGAATATTTTTGTAACCGACCGGCTGGATATGTCAGAGATGAAAAAATTATTGTCCAGAGAAAGCTGTGAAATTGAGTTTTATACCGCAGATGGTGGAAAGGGTTATCCGACAGAATATAAGTATGAGACGAAGAGTGATGGAAGTATTAATGGTGATACAGTAACTTATGTGGATTCTCAGACGTTTGCTTATCAGTTCCGAATTAATGGTACGCAAAGTCAGAATTATGGGGTAAAACTTTACATTGACAGAAATGGTGATGGTATATATAAAGGCTCTTTGAAAGAAAATGTTTTAGGACAGAATGAGGATGAGTCGGAAGAAATTGAAGGGCTTACCGTAACAGATATGTATGGAAATCCTGTGGATGCCAATAGTCTCAAGGCTGGTGTCTGGTATCGGGTATCCAAGGAATTGCCTGCAAATTATTTGGGAATTTTACCATGGAAGTTGGAGTTATATGATACTGCCAATACCATGATTCGTGATAATGTGGTGAAATATTCTGCAATTAAGACTACAGCAGAGAATCGAGAGAAAATAAAGGTGTTGCAGATGAATCTGGTGGTCAATCTGGGAACAAACGATTCTCAGCCCGATGGAGTTGTTATGGCAACAGAGGGGTACAAAAGTGACGATCTAAATGCCAAGAAGTTTCAAAAATATCTGGGCGCAGTAAATGACTTTGATGTTACAGTAGAAGTGTTGTCAAATAAAGCTTGGAATCAAATGTTTGGAAAAGGAAGCAACAAGTCAGATGAGGAAAAAATAGAAGATTGGAAAGCATATCTGGATGAGTATGATATGTTGATGATTGGATATATGGATGTTGCGCAGTTTACAAGTAATAATGTTTTTCAGGCCGGATTTGAATATTTTGTCAGTCAGAACAAGAGCGTCATCTTATCTCATGACATAGTGAAGGATGAAAGCTACAAATGGGATTCCGGAGTTTCCGGTAAGATGTCTAATTATGATGATAACATTCGTGATTTGTTGAGTCAGCGACGATATAATAGCAGTTATGTGAAACTAAAAGATAAGGAGGTTGCTTTAGTTTTAGACCAGACATTGAAAGATCATAAGGAACATAATAATGATATTACCTCTCTTACCACAACCAATGAGAATGGGGAATTGGTACCGAATTACGGTGATAATAGTACGAATTTTTATGTGAAGTATGGACCAAATTCGAATAGTAATAATAAAGGGGCAAAATCTGATAGAGATTGCCATACAACGAATCCGAGTTTCCCATCTACAACCACATATGTGAATATTAACAATTCCGGGCAGATTACCAATTATCCTTATACATTGGGAAGTGTCATTAAGGTTGCAAATACACATGCTCAGTATACCCAGTTAAATTTGGATGATGAAGATATGGTGGTATGGTATTCACTGACGGATTGGTATTCGAAAGATTATGCAGATGAAGTAAAACAGATTTCAGGAAGTAATGCAAAAGGGAAATCGGAATTCGGGCGAGGTTTATATTCCTCTAGGGAAAGTGATGTAAGAAATAATTTCTATATCTACAATATAGGAAATATCACCTATACAGGTATGGGACATTCGGGATATAAAGATGGGGCAACCTTGCCGGATGATGAGGTAAAACTTTTTGTAAATACCATGATTAGTTCGTATCGTGCTACCTCAGATAATCCATATGCAGAGGTAACCAATGCAGATAAGGTAGAGAACAGCAAGAATGATGTATATCTGTATGTGCCTATGGATGAGGCGAATTTTGACTATACCAATGAAAATATTCAGGTGAAATTTAAGATAACGGATCCTAGTTGGTTGCAGACACAAGATAAGGATACCTATTTGCAGTTTACCACGGATAAATTAGGAACAGAACCGCTTACCAATCAGATGCCTTTGTATCTGGAGAGAACCGGCAATCTGGCAGGAACAACGGAGCTTACATCGAAGGATAGATATGTATATTTGAAGAAACCTGCAAATTGGAGTGACAATATTTCCTGTTATATATATTCTGGTATTGATGAGTCTAATAAAAATGCATCGTGGCCGGGAGTAGAAATGGAAAAAGTCAATGGAGAAGGCTTGTATCGCTGTAAGGTTCCATCCTCCATTATTAGTCCACTAGTGATATTTACGGATGGAAAGAGTCAATATCCGGGGCAGAATCAGCCTGGTTTGAGTTATAGTGGTTCTTCCATGATAGCAGACGGGACAAAATATTGGAACTGGACGGCTTATCCGGAAGAGAAACAGCAGGCATATCAGGTGGATGTCGATGGTAGTTATTACTTTAATGTAAGTTATCAAGAACTGATAAATCAGGGACAGTTGGAATACTATTTGTGTTTGAAGTCGTCCTATAAGAAAAATGGAAATACAGTTATGAACAAAGAAGTAACCAAGGTAACTGTGCTTCCAATGCCATTATTTGACTTGAATTAG
- a CDS encoding transposase family protein, producing the protein MSREQERIRKKLENNPIAECNKIQNRFCPELFSMFGRVKDPRNQSYIDYSSRVMLGTMYYKSIAGISSMQEMTRTFNDEKICRNLYRFMGEEVKDYMPHGVTENEFLERLDPRELENVQQNIVYSMIRRKTFDNAKVLKKWQIIVDATELDEGYQKKNEHYLSRCYNRGSDKEYIKYHRSILEAKIYFGENLVCSIASETIENSEKYINQSDEAVKQDCESKAFVRLAAKIKQKFPRLPIIITADGLYVTKTVLQICKDYHWDYIIRYKEGCASSIAKEYRALPEKETIGTDIEYQNKIMFNDFDVNLIYYRERWIVKGEEKEREFAWITSIEITKSNAKKIVRAGRNRWKIENQGFNRQKHWQGDIEHACSWNERAQKNHYLMEQIADFVKQLYEYFYLEKNGIKKLQKNISPELLASFGRQLTETEDIPVQLNNSVQN; encoded by the coding sequence ATGAGCCGAGAGCAGGAAAGAATCAGAAAGAAACTTGAAAACAATCCCATTGCTGAATGTAATAAGATTCAGAACAGATTTTGTCCGGAACTATTTTCGATGTTCGGCAGAGTAAAAGATCCCCGTAATCAGAGTTACATTGATTATTCTTCAAGAGTCATGCTTGGAACTATGTACTATAAAAGTATTGCAGGGATTTCGAGCATGCAGGAAATGACAAGAACCTTTAATGATGAGAAAATCTGCAGAAATTTATACAGATTCATGGGAGAAGAAGTAAAAGATTATATGCCCCATGGTGTGACAGAAAATGAATTTCTGGAAAGATTAGATCCAAGGGAGTTAGAGAATGTTCAGCAGAATATCGTATATTCCATGATTCGTCGAAAGACCTTTGATAATGCCAAGGTGTTAAAGAAATGGCAGATTATTGTAGATGCAACCGAATTGGACGAAGGATACCAAAAGAAGAATGAGCATTATCTGAGCCGGTGTTACAACAGAGGCTCAGATAAAGAGTACATTAAGTATCACAGAAGCATACTTGAGGCAAAAATATACTTTGGAGAAAATCTTGTATGCAGTATTGCATCAGAAACAATAGAAAATTCGGAGAAATATATAAATCAAAGTGATGAAGCAGTAAAACAGGATTGCGAAAGTAAAGCTTTTGTAAGACTTGCTGCCAAAATCAAACAGAAATTCCCGAGGCTGCCAATTATCATTACGGCAGATGGACTGTATGTTACAAAAACAGTTTTACAGATATGTAAAGATTATCATTGGGATTACATTATCCGATATAAAGAAGGCTGCGCTTCATCAATAGCTAAAGAATACCGTGCACTTCCGGAAAAAGAAACAATTGGAACTGATATAGAGTATCAGAATAAAATCATGTTCAATGACTTTGACGTGAATCTAATCTATTATCGGGAAAGGTGGATTGTAAAAGGTGAAGAGAAAGAAAGAGAGTTTGCCTGGATTACAAGCATCGAGATTACGAAAAGTAATGCAAAAAAAATCGTACGTGCCGGACGTAACAGATGGAAAATAGAAAATCAGGGATTTAACCGCCAGAAGCATTGGCAGGGAGATATAGAGCACGCATGTAGTTGGAATGAGCGGGCACAGAAGAATCACTATCTGATGGAACAGATAGCGGATTTTGTGAAGCAGCTATATGAGTATTTCTATCTTGAAAAAAATGGAATAAAAAAGCTGCAAAAAAATATATCTCCTGAATTGTTAGCCAGCTTTGGACGGCAACTAACAGAAACAGAAGATATACCAGTTCAACTGAATAACTCAGTTCAAAACTGA
- a CDS encoding HPr family phosphocarrier protein, which yields MKTFQYKITEEVGIHARPAGLLTKAAKECGSKVTISSNGKSADATKLMAVMSLGVKCFDEVTVTVEGENEEEAAAQMEKFFKENL from the coding sequence ATGAAAACATTTCAGTACAAAATTACAGAAGAAGTAGGAATTCATGCAAGACCGGCAGGACTTTTGACAAAGGCAGCAAAGGAATGTGGTTCCAAGGTTACCATTTCCAGCAATGGTAAGAGTGCAGATGCAACTAAGTTGATGGCTGTTATGAGCCTTGGTGTAAAATGTTTTGATGAGGTTACTGTTACCGTAGAAGGTGAAAATGAAGAAGAAGCAGCAGCTCAGATGGAAAAGTTTTTCAAGGAGAATCTGTAG
- a CDS encoding PRD domain-containing protein encodes MYRVTKALNHNAILAVKENSVKEYLLLGKGIGFGKKVSEYVEPGEDVRVYSLQSDSERGNARKMVRDMDPVYLEISNAILKKAEEEFGKIDRSILFPMADHIAFAAERIRKGEQISNPLTQDIQVLFYKEYKIAELAEELLWQMEGIRIDKDEIGYIALHVHSSICDENVSNAMQIAAAVRECVAMIEEETGSKIDVQTLSYNRLMNHVKYMAARGMTGEELKLDMNEYIEKQYPNSFQIADEVCKHLSRALQIELPEIEIGYLAMHIERVCSNEIES; translated from the coding sequence ATGTACCGTGTTACCAAGGCATTAAACCATAATGCAATATTAGCAGTAAAGGAAAACAGCGTAAAGGAATATCTTTTGCTGGGAAAGGGAATCGGATTTGGAAAAAAGGTATCAGAATATGTAGAACCGGGTGAGGATGTCAGAGTATATTCCTTACAGTCTGATTCAGAGCGTGGAAATGCCAGAAAAATGGTACGGGATATGGATCCGGTATATTTAGAGATTTCTAATGCCATACTAAAAAAGGCAGAAGAAGAGTTTGGTAAGATAGACCGGAGCATACTCTTTCCTATGGCAGATCACATTGCATTTGCAGCAGAAAGAATTCGCAAAGGGGAACAAATTAGTAATCCACTGACTCAGGATATACAGGTATTGTTCTATAAGGAATATAAGATTGCAGAATTGGCAGAGGAGTTGCTTTGGCAGATGGAGGGAATCCGTATTGATAAGGATGAGATAGGATATATTGCACTTCATGTTCATTCCTCCATCTGTGATGAAAATGTATCCAATGCTATGCAGATTGCAGCGGCAGTGCGTGAGTGTGTTGCAATGATTGAGGAAGAGACGGGCAGTAAGATTGATGTACAGACCCTTTCTTATAACCGTTTGATGAATCATGTGAAATATATGGCAGCGAGAGGTATGACCGGAGAAGAATTGAAACTGGATATGAATGAATATATTGAGAAGCAGTATCCAAATTCTTTTCAGATTGCAGATGAAGTGTGTAAGCATCTCTCCCGCGCACTTCAAATAGAACTGCCGGAAATTGAGATAGGATATCTGGCAATGCACATAGAACGTGTATGCTCCAATGAAATAGAAAGTTAA
- the ptsP gene encoding phosphoenolpyruvate--protein phosphotransferase, whose translation MEKYSGKSIFQGIAIGKLLFYEKQQAEVKRHKIEDKTAEIERYEKAKETAIAQLQKLYEKACKEVGEVNAAVFEVHQMMLEDEDYNDSVRNMIEQQEVNAEYAVAVTGDNFSNMFAEMEDEYFSARAADIKDISDRVVSVLCGGDGGVNDLDEPVILVADDLAPSETVQMDKEKLLAFVTEQGSSNSHTAILARTMNIPALIGIAIQKEWNGKMAVVDGFTGTLYVEPTAEVLDEMTEKQKKLLEERELLQELKGKEDITKDGRKIKLYANIGNVSDVAGVLKNDAAGIGLFRSEFLYLEKDHFPTEEEQFFAYKTVAERMAGKKVIIRTLDIGADKQVDYFNLDKEENPAMGYRAIRICLTQPDIFKTQLRALFRAAKYGNIAIMYPMITSVGEVRKIKEIVAEVKEELEKAEIPYGEVEQGIMIETPAAVVMSDELAKEVDFFSIGTNDLTQYTLAIDRQNAKLDDFYDSHHPAILRMIQIVIDNGHANNCWVGICGELGADTTLTETFVKMGIDELSVSPGFVLPIRKIIRQMESGK comes from the coding sequence ATGGAAAAATATAGTGGTAAGTCAATTTTTCAGGGAATTGCAATTGGAAAATTATTGTTTTATGAAAAGCAGCAGGCAGAAGTAAAACGACATAAGATAGAAGATAAGACAGCAGAAATTGAGCGCTATGAAAAAGCGAAAGAAACTGCTATTGCACAACTTCAGAAGTTATATGAAAAGGCATGTAAAGAAGTAGGAGAAGTAAATGCTGCCGTATTTGAAGTGCATCAGATGATGCTGGAGGATGAAGATTATAATGATTCCGTGCGAAATATGATTGAGCAGCAGGAAGTAAATGCAGAGTATGCGGTAGCTGTAACAGGAGATAATTTTTCTAATATGTTTGCTGAGATGGAGGATGAATATTTCAGTGCAAGAGCAGCAGATATTAAAGATATTTCAGACCGCGTCGTATCTGTGCTTTGTGGTGGAGACGGAGGCGTGAATGATTTGGACGAGCCGGTTATTTTGGTGGCAGATGATTTGGCCCCAAGTGAAACTGTTCAGATGGATAAGGAAAAACTCCTGGCATTTGTAACAGAGCAGGGCTCATCCAACTCCCATACAGCAATTTTAGCCAGAACCATGAATATTCCGGCATTGATAGGAATAGCCATTCAGAAAGAATGGAATGGAAAAATGGCAGTAGTGGATGGATTTACAGGCACTTTGTATGTAGAGCCTACCGCTGAAGTCTTAGATGAGATGACAGAGAAGCAGAAAAAGCTATTAGAAGAACGGGAATTGCTTCAGGAGTTGAAAGGAAAAGAGGATATTACAAAAGACGGACGTAAAATCAAGCTGTATGCTAATATTGGCAATGTTTCTGATGTTGCAGGGGTACTTAAGAATGATGCAGCAGGAATTGGTCTGTTCCGTAGTGAATTCCTGTATTTGGAAAAGGATCATTTTCCAACAGAAGAGGAACAGTTCTTTGCCTATAAGACAGTAGCAGAGAGAATGGCAGGGAAGAAGGTTATTATCCGTACATTGGATATCGGTGCTGATAAGCAGGTAGATTACTTCAATCTGGATAAGGAAGAAAATCCTGCTATGGGCTATCGTGCAATCCGTATCTGTCTCACACAGCCAGATATATTTAAGACACAGCTTCGTGCCTTATTCCGTGCAGCAAAGTATGGAAATATTGCAATCATGTATCCTATGATTACTTCGGTAGGTGAGGTAAGAAAAATTAAGGAAATCGTGGCAGAAGTAAAGGAAGAATTAGAGAAAGCAGAAATCCCTTACGGAGAAGTAGAACAGGGAATCATGATTGAAACACCGGCAGCAGTTGTTATGAGTGATGAGTTGGCGAAGGAAGTGGATTTCTTCAGTATCGGAACCAATGATTTGACTCAGTATACACTGGCAATTGATCGGCAGAATGCAAAATTGGATGACTTCTATGACTCTCATCATCCTGCAATTCTTCGAATGATACAGATAGTTATTGATAATGGTCATGCTAACAACTGTTGGGTTGGTATTTGTGGAGAATTAGGAGCAGATACAACTCTTACGGAAACATTTGTAAAAATGGGAATTGATGAATTATCCGTTTCACCGGGATTCGTACTTCCGATTCGAAAAATCATTCGCCAGATGGAGAGTGGAAAGTAA